One window of Chryseobacterium indologenes genomic DNA carries:
- a CDS encoding FecCD family ABC transporter permease: protein MSKRFKILCLLFVIAIIISAVINLNTGFLSLNFQDFFLNSDHNQIAEIRINRVLVMMLAGISIPTSGFLMQEYFQNPLAGPDILGITSVASLSVAFYIFFSHDILLPEFLQNSFLSLSAIGGSLLLMLILLSMSNRFQDKSYLIIFGFLVSAFAGAIVSLLQFYAENQSLKNYILWSFGANNMVTRNQIYVLFILVLIGAFICFRAIKPLIGNSLGSSYAQSLGVNLKQLKFLIIVASSLLSASITAFLGPILFIGIIVPHFCRLVYNPSKLWQQWILNMFLGMLIMLLFSVIAEKTQIPLNVISSVFGIPVILMMLLKQNKV from the coding sequence ATGTCAAAAAGATTTAAAATCCTGTGTTTGCTATTCGTGATTGCCATTATTATTAGTGCGGTCATCAATCTGAATACAGGATTTTTAAGTTTAAATTTTCAGGATTTTTTTCTGAATTCTGATCATAATCAAATTGCTGAAATCCGTATCAATCGTGTTCTTGTAATGATGTTAGCCGGAATTTCAATTCCTACTTCAGGTTTTCTGATGCAGGAATATTTTCAAAATCCGCTGGCAGGACCTGATATATTGGGAATCACTTCGGTAGCCAGCTTGTCTGTTGCCTTCTATATTTTCTTTTCCCACGATATTTTACTTCCAGAGTTTTTACAGAACAGCTTCCTCAGTTTATCAGCTATTGGAGGAAGTTTACTTCTGATGCTGATATTATTGTCGATGTCTAACAGATTTCAGGACAAATCTTATCTTATTATTTTTGGATTTCTTGTCTCTGCTTTTGCCGGAGCCATTGTATCATTGCTTCAGTTTTATGCGGAGAATCAAAGTTTGAAAAACTATATATTATGGTCTTTCGGAGCCAATAACATGGTAACCAGAAACCAGATCTATGTATTGTTTATTTTGGTTTTAATTGGAGCATTTATCTGTTTTAGGGCCATAAAACCACTTATTGGAAATTCTCTCGGCAGTTCCTATGCACAAAGTTTAGGTGTAAATCTGAAACAGCTGAAGTTTTTAATAATAGTTGCTTCTTCTCTCCTCTCAGCTTCTATTACGGCATTTTTGGGACCTATTCTCTTTATTGGAATTATTGTTCCCCACTTCTGCAGACTTGTTTATAATCCTTCAAAACTTTGGCAACAGTGGATTCTTAATATGTTTCTTGGAATGCTGATCATGCTGCTTTTCTCGGTGATTGCAGAAAAAACACAGATTCCTCTGAATGTGATAAGCTCTGTATTTGGGATTCCTGTGATTCTGATGATGCTTTTGAAACAGAATAAGGTATAA
- a CDS encoding SanA/YdcF family protein, with the protein MICFCNVWVFGLTNGRTYTKISKIPPREVALVLGTSPKMRSGKSNPYFTKRMDAAALLYHHGKIKKIIVSGEKSTGYNEPRAMKNYLVYLEGVPEDIIVEDPKGFNTYKSILRCKDVYKKKNVIIVSQGYHNLRALFFARNNDMNALGFDAQDVTKSESFYRNQTREILARVIAVVYFILGVSPD; encoded by the coding sequence ATGATATGCTTCTGTAATGTATGGGTTTTCGGGCTTACCAACGGGAGAACCTATACTAAAATCTCAAAAATCCCACCAAGAGAAGTAGCATTGGTTTTGGGAACATCTCCGAAAATGAGATCCGGAAAATCTAATCCCTATTTTACGAAAAGAATGGATGCTGCGGCGCTTCTTTATCATCATGGGAAGATCAAGAAAATTATAGTGAGCGGGGAGAAGAGTACAGGTTACAATGAACCGAGAGCAATGAAAAATTACCTGGTTTATCTGGAAGGGGTTCCTGAAGATATTATTGTGGAAGACCCGAAGGGTTTCAATACCTATAAAAGTATTCTCCGTTGTAAGGATGTGTATAAAAAGAAGAACGTCATTATTGTATCTCAGGGATATCACAACCTTAGGGCTTTGTTTTTTGCGAGAAATAATGATATGAATGCTTTGGGATTTGATGCTCAGGATGTCACAAAGTCCGAAAGCTTCTACAGAAACCAGACGAGGGAAATCCTCGCCCGTGTGATTGCTGTAGTCTATTTTATTTTAGGTGTTTCTCCGGATTAG
- a CDS encoding TlpA family protein disulfide reductase produces the protein MKKIILSTLLLTALYSCKKEGQKTENTAASDSVSVAQSTGAEESTYVPKELSPENVSQYLAKNNDTLYVTNFFATWCGPCMREIPSFKSKMEELKGKPVKFTFINLDDKADWADAVKNFATENKLGKSVILLDGQKLDQNFFTSNFKQWDGGSIPFTFMRKGDKTDEYLGMMTEDVLNSKIDSFLQ, from the coding sequence ATGAAGAAGATAATTTTATCCACGTTACTCCTTACTGCATTGTACAGCTGTAAAAAAGAAGGTCAGAAAACCGAAAATACAGCAGCTTCAGATTCTGTTTCTGTAGCCCAATCTACAGGTGCTGAAGAAAGTACGTATGTTCCCAAAGAGCTTTCTCCTGAAAATGTAAGTCAGTATTTAGCAAAAAATAATGATACTTTATATGTCACTAACTTTTTTGCAACCTGGTGCGGGCCATGTATGAGAGAAATTCCAAGTTTTAAAAGTAAAATGGAAGAGCTGAAGGGTAAACCCGTAAAATTCACTTTCATCAATCTTGATGATAAAGCTGACTGGGCTGATGCTGTAAAGAATTTTGCTACAGAAAATAAGTTGGGAAAAAGTGTGATCTTATTGGATGGACAAAAATTAGATCAAAATTTCTTCACTTCCAATTTCAAACAATGGGACGGAGGTTCTATTCCTTTTACCTTTATGAGAAAAGGAGATAAGACCGATGAATATCTGGGAATGATGACGGAAGATGTATTAAATTCAAAAATCGATTCTTTCTTACAATAA
- a CDS encoding MarR family winged helix-turn-helix transcriptional regulator has protein sequence MDNNKEKIENVDLILKQTWLAVSKMYTELAQEHDSTAVQALTLLKIDPKEGTRSTNLGPKMAIEPTSLTRIIKLLEDNGYIYKEKTTTDKREVIIKLTDKGLNSRNMSKEVVVNFNKKVMEKIAPEKLDAFKDVMTEIMKIANELLNNRK, from the coding sequence ATGGATAATAATAAGGAAAAAATAGAAAACGTAGATTTAATTTTAAAGCAGACCTGGTTGGCTGTTTCTAAAATGTACACAGAACTAGCCCAGGAACATGATTCCACAGCGGTACAGGCCCTTACTCTTCTTAAAATTGACCCTAAAGAAGGAACCCGAAGTACCAATCTTGGTCCCAAGATGGCTATTGAACCCACTTCATTAACGAGAATCATCAAACTTCTGGAAGATAACGGATATATCTATAAGGAAAAGACAACTACTGATAAAAGAGAGGTTATCATTAAGCTTACAGATAAAGGATTAAACTCCAGAAATATGTCAAAGGAAGTCGTAGTCAACTTCAACAAGAAGGTGATGGAAAAAATTGCTCCCGAAAAGCTGGATGCTTTTAAAGACGTGATGACCGAAATCATGAAAATAGCAAACGAATTATTAAACAACAGAAAGTAA
- a CDS encoding 3-hydroxyacyl-CoA dehydrogenase/enoyl-CoA hydratase family protein gives MKRRIKHVTVLGSGIMGSGIAAHFANIGVEVSLLDIVPFELTEAEQKKGLTKDDKVVRNRIASENFEKLKKASPALLYSPKFADRIKIGNFDDDLPKIKNTDWIIEVVVERLDIKKSVYEKIEQFRKPGTLISSNTSGIPIHFLTEGRSDDFKKYFAGTHFFNPVRYLPLLEIIPTNDTAPEIIDFYMNYGAKFLGKTTVLAKDTPAFIANRIGVFSMMDLLHNVQKLGLTVSDVDKLTGPVIGRPKSATFRTADVVGLDTLVMVANGVRQSGAEANDFNDVFALPGYIQKMMDNKWLGSKTEQGFYKKVKNAEGKSEIHGLNLDTLEYELQGKSSFPTLELTKAIDKPIDRFKVLIGGKDKAGELYRKSLGALFAYVSHKVPEISDEVYKIDDAMRAGFGWENGPFEIWDAVGVQKGIELAKDAGYEVSDWVKNVETFYKVNDEGQSIYVDKNSGEYNKIPGQDAFIILDNIRKNKTLWSNSGAAIEDLGDGIINFEIRSKMNSLGGEVLDGLNRAIDLAEKEYDGLVVGNQGANFSVGANLAMILMMAIEQDWDDLNMAIAYFQKSMMRVRYSSIPVVVAPHGMTLGGGCEMTMHADRVVAAAETYIGLVETGVGVIPGGGGTKELTLRTSREFHNDDVKNNRLRDAFMNIAMGKVATSAYEAYDMGILEKGKDIVSVNKNRQIAEAKKVAKLLAEQGYTQPIEQKVKVLGKDALGMFYVGTDQMLTGNFISAHDKKIADKLANVMVGGNLSEPTVVTEQYLLNLERETFLQLCGERKTLERIQYMLQNGKPLRN, from the coding sequence ATGAAAAGAAGAATCAAACATGTAACGGTTCTTGGTTCAGGAATTATGGGAAGCGGTATCGCTGCTCACTTCGCCAACATCGGTGTTGAAGTATCACTCTTGGATATTGTTCCTTTTGAACTTACTGAAGCTGAACAAAAAAAAGGTTTGACCAAAGATGACAAAGTAGTAAGAAACAGAATTGCTTCTGAAAACTTTGAAAAACTTAAAAAAGCAAGTCCTGCACTTCTTTATTCACCAAAGTTTGCAGACAGAATTAAAATCGGAAACTTTGATGATGATTTGCCGAAAATAAAAAATACGGACTGGATCATTGAAGTAGTAGTAGAAAGGCTTGATATCAAAAAGTCTGTTTACGAAAAGATTGAACAGTTCAGAAAACCGGGAACATTGATTTCTTCTAATACTTCCGGTATTCCTATTCACTTCCTGACAGAAGGAAGAAGCGACGATTTCAAAAAATATTTCGCAGGAACCCACTTTTTCAATCCGGTAAGGTATCTTCCTCTTTTAGAGATTATCCCTACCAACGATACAGCTCCTGAGATCATCGATTTCTATATGAACTACGGAGCGAAATTCTTAGGTAAAACAACCGTTTTAGCAAAAGATACACCTGCTTTCATCGCCAACAGAATCGGAGTATTCTCTATGATGGATCTTCTTCACAATGTACAGAAATTAGGACTTACCGTTTCTGACGTTGATAAATTAACGGGTCCGGTGATCGGACGTCCAAAATCTGCTACGTTCAGAACAGCTGACGTTGTAGGTCTTGACACTTTGGTGATGGTAGCCAACGGAGTTCGTCAAAGTGGCGCTGAAGCTAATGACTTTAACGATGTATTTGCGCTTCCAGGTTATATCCAGAAAATGATGGATAATAAATGGTTAGGTTCAAAAACAGAACAAGGTTTCTATAAAAAAGTGAAAAATGCAGAAGGAAAATCTGAAATTCACGGATTAAACCTTGATACTTTAGAGTATGAACTCCAAGGAAAATCATCATTTCCTACTCTGGAATTAACAAAAGCGATTGACAAACCAATCGACAGATTTAAAGTTCTGATCGGAGGCAAAGATAAAGCGGGTGAATTGTACAGAAAATCTTTAGGAGCATTATTCGCTTATGTTTCGCACAAAGTTCCTGAAATCTCTGACGAAGTTTACAAAATTGACGACGCTATGAGAGCTGGCTTCGGATGGGAAAACGGACCGTTTGAAATCTGGGATGCTGTAGGTGTTCAGAAAGGTATTGAACTGGCAAAAGATGCGGGATACGAGGTTTCAGACTGGGTGAAAAATGTAGAAACTTTCTATAAAGTGAATGACGAAGGACAAAGTATTTATGTTGATAAAAATTCAGGAGAATATAACAAAATCCCGGGTCAGGATGCATTCATCATCTTAGACAATATCCGAAAAAATAAAACACTGTGGAGTAATTCCGGCGCAGCTATTGAAGATTTAGGAGATGGAATTATCAACTTCGAGATCCGTTCAAAAATGAACTCTCTTGGAGGCGAAGTTCTTGATGGATTAAACAGAGCGATTGATTTAGCAGAAAAAGAATACGACGGATTAGTTGTAGGAAACCAGGGAGCTAACTTCTCTGTAGGAGCTAACCTTGCCATGATTCTTATGATGGCTATCGAGCAGGATTGGGATGATTTGAATATGGCTATCGCTTACTTCCAGAAATCTATGATGAGAGTACGCTACTCCTCTATTCCTGTAGTAGTTGCTCCTCACGGAATGACACTAGGTGGAGGATGCGAAATGACAATGCATGCAGACCGAGTGGTTGCAGCCGCAGAAACTTATATCGGACTAGTAGAAACCGGAGTTGGTGTAATTCCTGGTGGTGGTGGTACTAAAGAACTGACTTTAAGAACTTCCAGAGAATTCCATAATGATGATGTGAAAAATAACAGACTTCGTGATGCTTTCATGAATATTGCAATGGGTAAAGTAGCTACGTCAGCATATGAAGCTTATGATATGGGAATCCTTGAAAAAGGAAAAGATATTGTTTCCGTAAACAAAAACAGACAAATTGCTGAAGCTAAAAAAGTAGCAAAACTATTAGCAGAACAAGGATATACTCAACCTATCGAGCAGAAAGTAAAAGTTCTTGGTAAAGATGCATTAGGAATGTTCTACGTAGGAACTGACCAGATGCTAACCGGAAACTTCATCTCTGCACACGATAAGAAAATTGCAGATAAGTTAGCTAATGTAATGGTAGGTGGAAACCTGTCTGAGCCAACAGTAGTAACAGAACAGTATCTATTGAACCTTGAAAGAGAAACCTTCCTTCAGCTTTGCGGTGAAAGAAAAACTCTGGAGAGAATTCAGTATATGTTACAAAATGGAAAACCATTAAGAAACTAG
- a CDS encoding ferredoxin--NADP reductase: MEQQIYKGKLIQFHPLKIAKKEELTKNTFSLEFDIPENLKENFRFEAGQFVSIRFQAHGKEVINDYSMTSAPYEGKICLGIKVNSVEGATSQLFQNYNAGDELWVSEPAGRFTIVSKPSEFRTIVAFAAGIGITPILSHFKNILHNEPRTRLFLFFGNKSSDDLVYRDQLDNLARTCGDRLQIFYFFSQEKTGDQFFYGRLDAKKLNLIINQILHLDDTDEESTIWDAVDEVLICGKGEMIKTLANACYHHGIPKKNIHFELFEEFNDDIYPVEKEFPLIEDIEVEFTMLGKKYTTHLPDNKDKILQQLLIQKFPVPYSCKSGICGSCECSLEEGEVELLENEYLTEKEEEQGHILSCMSIVKSKKIKLNFDLS, from the coding sequence ATGGAACAACAAATCTATAAAGGGAAACTGATACAGTTTCATCCGTTAAAAATAGCGAAAAAGGAAGAGCTGACCAAAAATACTTTTTCTCTGGAGTTTGATATTCCTGAGAATTTAAAGGAAAATTTCAGGTTTGAAGCAGGGCAGTTCGTCAGTATAAGATTTCAGGCACATGGGAAAGAGGTTATTAATGATTATTCAATGACTTCGGCTCCCTATGAAGGTAAAATATGTCTGGGGATAAAAGTTAATTCCGTTGAAGGGGCTACTTCGCAATTATTTCAAAACTATAACGCTGGTGACGAACTATGGGTGAGTGAACCCGCAGGAAGATTTACTATCGTATCCAAACCCAGTGAATTCAGGACGATTGTAGCCTTTGCTGCAGGTATTGGAATTACCCCGATTTTGAGTCATTTTAAAAATATTCTTCACAACGAACCCAGAACACGGTTATTTTTATTTTTTGGAAATAAAAGTTCTGACGATCTAGTGTATCGGGACCAACTGGATAATCTTGCCAGAACTTGTGGTGACAGACTTCAGATTTTTTACTTCTTCTCGCAGGAGAAAACAGGAGATCAGTTTTTTTATGGCAGGCTGGATGCCAAAAAATTAAATCTTATCATTAATCAGATTCTTCATCTGGATGATACAGACGAAGAATCTACGATCTGGGATGCGGTGGACGAAGTGCTGATCTGCGGAAAAGGGGAAATGATCAAGACATTGGCCAATGCCTGCTATCACCATGGAATTCCAAAAAAGAACATTCATTTTGAACTTTTTGAAGAATTCAATGATGATATTTATCCTGTAGAAAAGGAATTTCCTCTGATTGAGGATATAGAGGTTGAATTTACCATGCTCGGAAAAAAATATACTACTCATCTTCCTGATAACAAGGATAAAATCCTGCAGCAGCTTTTGATTCAAAAGTTTCCGGTTCCTTATTCGTGTAAGTCCGGAATTTGTGGAAGTTGTGAATGTTCTTTGGAAGAAGGTGAAGTGGAACTGCTGGAAAATGAATATCTTACTGAAAAAGAGGAAGAGCAGGGACACATATTATCTTGTATGTCTATTGTGAAAAGTAAAAAAATAAAGCTTAACTTTGATCTTAGTTGA
- a CDS encoding ABC transporter ATP-binding protein, with translation MHLQIKQANIGYKTTLISNANADLKLGDVCLLIGNNGVGKTTLIKSILHQLPLLDGEIFIHGKNVKSLSVKEIAENIAIVFSKSVIPQHYTVEDLISLGKYIYYPFYFELKKEDREEVAHIIEELDLNQYRYTLLKNLSDGNLQKAFIGRAITQNAPIIILDEPTTHLDEKNKIIILKTLRKLAKEQNKLILFSSHDWRLAKEFADKIWYVKEKQLYSGIVEDILLQHDELTNASLFQINETFIPPFISAPQFHKEMLYSLLQKNFPKDLSALNFDFQNAFWVITKDSARYQCESFEEIINLIPNIH, from the coding sequence ATGCACCTACAGATCAAACAGGCAAATATCGGTTACAAAACAACATTAATCTCCAATGCCAATGCGGACTTGAAGCTTGGCGATGTATGCCTGTTGATTGGTAATAATGGTGTAGGAAAAACAACGCTGATCAAATCTATTCTGCACCAGCTCCCTTTACTAGATGGAGAAATTTTTATTCATGGAAAAAATGTAAAAAGCCTTTCTGTAAAAGAAATTGCGGAGAATATTGCTATTGTTTTTTCAAAATCGGTTATTCCGCAGCATTATACCGTTGAGGATCTTATTTCTCTTGGAAAATATATCTACTACCCTTTTTATTTTGAACTGAAAAAAGAAGACCGTGAAGAAGTGGCGCACATCATTGAAGAACTGGATTTAAATCAATACAGATATACCCTTCTGAAAAACCTGTCGGACGGAAACCTTCAGAAAGCTTTTATCGGACGGGCAATAACTCAGAATGCTCCGATCATTATTTTGGATGAACCCACGACCCATCTGGACGAAAAAAACAAGATCATTATTCTTAAAACCTTAAGAAAACTGGCTAAAGAACAGAATAAACTTATCCTGTTTTCTTCCCATGACTGGAGATTAGCCAAAGAATTTGCAGACAAAATATGGTATGTAAAGGAAAAACAGTTGTATTCAGGAATTGTGGAGGATATTCTTCTCCAGCATGATGAACTCACCAACGCATCATTATTTCAAATCAATGAGACTTTTATTCCGCCTTTCATCTCAGCACCGCAGTTTCATAAGGAAATGCTGTATTCTCTGCTTCAAAAAAACTTCCCAAAAGACCTGTCAGCCCTTAATTTTGACTTTCAGAATGCTTTTTGGGTAATTACTAAAGATTCAGCCCGATACCAATGTGAATCTTTTGAAGAAATCATCAATTTGATCCCAAACATTCATTAA